In Paramormyrops kingsleyae isolate MSU_618 chromosome 18, PKINGS_0.4, whole genome shotgun sequence, the DNA window tgctacatgatcaagagtggtacgaaatgattctaccatgttcacggttacctgttcaagttcatttacacatgacacttcagaggttaggttaaaggattgtgggagctgttccagaaaagttgcagcggataatgaggctatggaatgtctagtatcgtacctctggtctggggccttaggggagttatgttgtatttgaaatgttaaaaggtaatgatctgacagtagaggattctgagggataattgatatgtgttctaccaggacaccatgactaagaatcaagtctagggtgtggttacaggcatgagttggcccagttacattctgatgtacaccgacagagtcaagaatggcagtaaatgcttttgttactggatcactttcattttccatatggatattaaaatcaccaacaatcaaggccttgtcggtagtaaccaccaagcttgttaagaaatctgcaaattccttaaggaaattgctataggggcctggcggtctatacacaatggcaatggtgattggaggtgtagaactacacttagatgtgcttgcaagatttagaataataaattcaaacgtactaaagctataaccagtattttcacgcactcctaggtcggtcttaaatattgcagcaactccgccacctttgcgatcgggtcgaggagtatgcttatagctatactcagctggagtggattcatttagtgccaagaactcatttggttttagccaagtctcagtaagacatagggcactaagattagaatcagtaatgatttcatttacgagcaatgtcttaggagccagcgatctaatgttcaggagtccaagttctaggtttgcattacacctactatccagagttgaaataggtctaatttctctaaggtttGAAAAACACGAACTACGATGGAATGACCCCCCACGATTAaaaccgcggggaacagacacagtctcaataatatgaagcctgggtgacgactctaagcgactagcaggcggtcggttaagccgttttgcctgccgccttggcttggctctggttagtcagcaatctgccctaagactgtgagctatgctttttgacaggagatcggcaccagcccacgtggggtgaataccgtccctcttcaaaagccaaggcctaccccagaatgtccgccaatggtctatataacccacaccatttatcgggcaccattccgacagccagcgatgcagcgacgataatctgctgtacattttgtcgccacgtctagcagggatagggCCAGAGCATGTTAATGACGCGGACATCTTCCTCGCAAGGCTGCACACCGCtatgaaatttgctttagtgatctccgattgcctcaatcggacatcatttgtgccgacgtggataataatatgcgaatacttacgtttactcttagccagcacttttaagtttgataagatgtcggtcgctctggcaccagggagacaattaactacggccgctggagtcgctactctcacgtttcttagcatAGAATCGCCGATTACCAGAGTGCTTTCAacaggcggctcagtgggtgtttcactgagtggggagaacctgttggaaacgcgaatgggtgaatggtgccggtgtgagtcctgtttggacttacggctatgccgccgggtcgtcacccactcgccttgctgcgaaggccctgctgccggagcggggggagactggcTCACTATAGCGGACATATCCAGAGCTGCTAACACTGTGtcaataaaactctcactctcctgaatctcccgtaatgtccggatgcgtccctctaagtctgcgatcttctccgtcagcctggcaactagcttacacttatcgcagacaaacgtaccgctaatgacgggagaagaataactaaacatactgcACTCGGAGCAAACGACAGGAGCCATAGCGATATACTTACGTTTAGCAGGGAAAAACTCCGGAGGCAGAGGCGATTAATCCATCGTGGATTTGGAAGATTATCAGGAGACTATTAAGCTTGCCAAGATTTATCCGATTGCTTAATTCTAACTCTAAGTATTATTTGGGTTATAGTTATGGTTTAAAAGTTCGCGCGGTAGCAACCAGTCTCGCTCACGCAGGAAACAGCAAACAGGAAACACGTCACCAAATTGTGAATTCTGGAGAAAGAGTAaccattatccgctgcaacttttctggaacagctcccacagtcctttaacctaacctctgaagtgtcatgtgtaaatgaacttgaacaggtaaccgtgaacatggtagaatcatttcgtaccactcttgatcatgtagcaccactcaagaaaataaaacatagagataagaaacctgccccctggtactctaaccgtacacgtgaacttaaacaagcttcacgaaagctagaacgcaaatggcggtcaacaaaattagaagtttttagatttgcctggaaagagagcctgtctaagtatagacatgcactaatgactgctaggtctatgtatctctctaaactaatagaaaataacaaaaccaatcctaaattcctatttgaaactgtatctaggttaacaaagaatcgttcaatgttaaactcagaagtcccagaagctcttggtagtgatgcctttattgcgttttttaataataaaataaccacgattagacataccatcacgagcacgcccacggttgcacacaaccaccaatcctctgctagtgctagtgttattagtactaatgataacatctttgaatgtttcactcctgtagtgcagacagaactccttcagttaatttcctcttgcaaacccactactagccttgttgacccaatacccaccaatctacttaaggaaattgcaccactgattagcactacattgttaaacttgttaaactcatctcttagtcttggatatgttcctaaatcttttaaaatggctgttattagacctatcctaaagaaaccaaatcttgaacctagtgacttaggaaactatagacccatctcaaatcttcccttcatttctaaaattcttgagaaagttgttgctcaccagctgtcctcctttcttcaagataataatgctaacgagctatatcagtctggtttcagacccaatcatagcacagaaacggccttagtcaaagtgataaacgacttgcttatggcttccgaccgtggctgtatatcgctattattcttactggatctaactgcagcattcgatactgtagaccataatattcttttggaccggttggaaacattgattggcattaaagggacagcactactgtggtttcgttcgtatttaactgatcgttaccagtttgtccatgtaaacaatgagtcatccatagccactaaagtaagatatggtgtcccgcagggatcagtgctgggccccctactgttcaatctatatatgctaccgcttggtaacaaaattgaaattacagtgttaattttcattgttatgctgatgatacacagttgtatatatctgttaaacctagtgacgcatcccagctctcttctttagccgactgtctgctagacatccgttgttggatggcaaggaatttcctcatgttaaatactgaaaaaactgaggttcttttaatcggtcctaaggaggcccgcaataagtttgtaaaccccaaccctagcggcctccctactcaatttaaaacagtggtcagaaatcttggtgtcctggtagactccgacctctgcttcagtgctcacataaatagcattaccagtacggcattttatcatctacggaacatagccaagcttcggaagttgctgtcctttcaagatgcagaaaaactaatacatgcctttataacttctagattggactactgcaatgccctcctttcgggttgtccatctggatccctacataaacttcagttagtacaaaatgcagctgccagagttctaacaaaaactaaaaaatttgatcacattagccctatcctgtcttccctgcactggctaccggtcaagtttaggattgactacaaattattactattgacttacaaaactctgaatggccttgcaccacaatatctcaatgatcttctggtcccttacaacccttctcgcctgcttcgttcacaaggagcaggatatctattagttcctaaagtagacagggctacggcaggctgcagagcattctcttacagagctccacagctgtggaatggtctcctggcggatgtgcgggattcaggcacactctcgcttttcaagtctagattaaaaacgcacttgtatagcttagcgtataggaaacctagttctggttccagctagtccctcactcccagtcagactaacagtatgaggtgatgagctgggtggggatcggtgtcattgactttggataaactgaggcgtcagtgctgtcactctagctctacactagagtgctgatgttcagggagtccccatgcctgtgttcccgcctgtctctccctctttctcatgctgctatactcagatctgccggagcctagacgaatattgcactcgatcattttgcttgcactgcctctggtttcctcaactctggctaatacacaattattcttacttcctccctcaccccttctggggtgtgctccatggagcacaatgtcgttgaagagtttatgcttctgcggcctgcaagacaactacctccacctccggcaactaccctccaacctgcctgcccttggctcaacacgatgcctcgccatccatcctgcggctgtgtgtctattaatcctgccatcgtgcatcaagcaccacgtgcctgcaccggtcggccgctgcattgagacatatatttcaacccctgtattagcttagtcatttcatcttgtctgtattagcttagtcatttcatcttgtttgtttgacccatctgccggcccctggaggatgggctccccctttgggtctggttcctcccaaggtttcttcctcttagggagtttttccttgccaccgttgcctttggcttactcaatggggggtccttacgaggcagaaatgtaaagcgcattgagacaatgtaatgttgtgataatgcgctatataaataaaattgaattgaatctaCCGAATACAACCCCAAGCTAAGCTAatcctaagtgaacacaaaaagggtaaaatgaaacaacaatgcctaagcCTAACTCCTTAATCAAACTAACAGTAATCCCCACGTTTAACAAAATAGGCAGACACTCCTtacacacacctagtgaaacatgcaaacacatagCCGAAGCGAAGGTATCCAGAGGGGAGATCAAAGAGGCGAATTCGAAGTACCGGCGAAAGTTCAAAAACAAAGCAAGCAGTCAAAACCAGGGCTAAAGTTCAAAAAGGGATGAGGCAAGAGTCGAAAACCAGGAACAAAATAGTTATACACGAGCAATCATACAAAAGCAAAGCGAATGAAGAGCGAGCTAACAGGCGAGAAGCAAGCAGTGAGCACATGAAGTGATGAAGCGGCGGCCTCTTCTGACGGCAAACCGGAAGCTGCTCCGAAGGCGAGGGAGGCGGGGCCAGGTCCAAAAGGCGGAGTCGAAAGAGCGGCTAACGAATGGGCGATTGGGCAGGACGTCTAAAGAACCTGTAGGGTATCCTcccgaacttacggcacgtaacacttatgGCACGTACACGAAACTTACGGTACATATCTCCCTTATGGCACAGGGACAGGTAGTAAGACAacacctgacagaggacaggaaaggcagacagacaaatcAGAAGGGGAGACCCTGGGGAAACAGAATAGAGGAACAAAAGGACGAGTGAACGGAGGAACCACAGGGGGATGAGGAGCTGAGACAGGAGGGACGAGGTGCAAACAAGGGAGGCATAGAGGGACGAGGAGGAAACATGGGAGGCCAGACGGGAAAGGCCAAGGGACAacggggagcccgagggagccacAGCGGGCGATGGGCGGCagccggaggggccacaggcgaccgAGAGGCCGGAGCTGGAGGGGACCACAAAGGGGACGAGGAGACAGGCCGAGGGACAAGCAGAGGAGTCAAGGAGGAAGTCGGAAGGGACCCACAGGCGACCGCCGAGCAGGAGCCAATGGAGGGGTCAGTCCCCTAGAGGGGTCCAGTGGGGCCAtcagggaggtccccgaggggtcccactcgagcccctcctcctccaaggTGGAAGGAGCGGTGGTCCAAcagtctgggacctcctcggggactgggactGGTGTCACGGGAGGGGTCATGTGGTGTCATATGTTGGGGGGGCTGGCATGTCTCCATTTTAAAAGGATGAGATGCCTAGCCAGTAAGGGGGGGCATGGTATCAAATGGTGGAATACCAAAGAGGATTACACGAGATAGAACTATGTTTTGGCTCTGCCTTCGATTATCTGAGTTCTGGACAGACATATTCAAAACCATTGAGCAGGACATCAACATAGGTCAAACTCCTCTTAAAATAACAAAGTCTttattctgtcaaagtttttaaaaaaaaaaaaacaaggaccAGCGGTTAAATGGGGTGCTATAGTCACTCTCTAGTCTCACTGCATAGTGCATTGTCAACTTAACATGGTAGTCCAGCAAGCATCTCAGATCAAGCTTGTAGATGATATAAGCAGGGGCCGTGGGGACACCTTTTAGGAAGTCTGACATTTACTGAAGAATGTCTTCATTAAAACAACTAAGGCATTATTCTTTAAGgcattattctttaaagtttttaatgtgtatttgcTGCATGATGCTAAATGCAGCTTGCTAGTTCCTATTaagtgtaattaaataataatgtacaccttctttaaaataacaaaaatatatcctaAATTCTTACACTCTTGCCTGATTCCGCAGTTCCTGTTTACCATGGTgatttagcattttgggctcattgcaactgttgcacacccctttgtttccaagtgtcacgcccagctcgtccgatccttgtgtgtgccacgccccccctcgttacctcctgattggtatcacctgttgcctgttattctctgcttgtcctgtgtatttagtctgcgttcaagtctgtttccctaggtctgtcatttACGTTACGTGTCTTTGTGTTGGAGTTCCCCACGAATAAACCCCTTTTGATTCATATGCACAGCTTCTGTCGCCTGCTTCGCGTCCTGATCATGACACCAATATTGCTTTACATACaaattttaattgatttttgaATGTTCCAAtatatccgtataatgtgcaatgggacaatacatgaatgggttaataacttgaAAACTAGATAAGACAGGCCTATCTATTGAAGtatgctttgatcagtggacaacagagAACAATGCACACCTCTTGCTCTCTAAcaattaattattacattgtatcCATAATATATGCCATTGGGGCAATGCAGTAAAGGGTGAATAGCTGTGAAACAAAATGAGGCAAGCATGTCCTATGGAGTGTGCATGAGCCCAAAATgttaaaccaccatgtcattacagctaaAAGGACCTATTATATAAGCTATTAACATGATTTTGCAAAAATCACGAAATGGGTTGAAGAGCAAAAATAGTCAGTGTGCAtcattgtctgtgtactggacatcacgattctgtcattaaaacgccccaccttacttaAGTTAAAGTTATTAaggccagaaaactgaatatcgaatatgtgtcagggtcggcctcccgctgtggtccttccgtgcctgTTCCCATTCCCGTGCCGTTCGGACCCATGACAATATGAGGCTAACTGAACCGCGGTGAACCTGTCAAATTTTTCCTTAAAGTGCAAAACTATCAAAATAGTAGATCATCAATGTTACAGAAGAAGCTAACAAATTCCAACCCACCACCTTATGTGACTCCAATAAGTGAAGATAAGGTGAACCTAAGGTAGACGTGTAGTTACTAGCCCATATATCAGATCTAAAAGCATATTATGAGGAAAAATACCTGTACATTGATGCTGTCAAAAGATTTGCGAGTCTCTAAAAACCCTCAACCTGCGGGGAGAGTCCATCACGATTCGTGCACTAATGTCGtatggatcatccaggtacACCGGCATTGTCTTCAGAGAAATTGTAGTTGGAGGGGTGGTGCttatatagggctggcttacgcagaaacctcgacttaaccaagaacaTAAACTGCTCAGAGCAGGTTTGAGATGCagcgtaaattgccatagcagcATGCCTCGAGTAAAACCTAACCACCTTTCGTAGTACcggttaatcgcgaagttacaccacacgtcatcaagttactcgccaAGTTACCCccataagccagtaaccccgcttcgtagtacaggccactgaacTCCCTGCGGTGGAGAAACGACAGGTCTCTGATAGAGACCAGGCCATCAGGACAGATAATAGGGGTGCTTACTGAGTCGTGCTGCATGGTGTATTGCCCTGTAATTTGTGggatttgtttatgtgtgttggtGAGTGTATAAGACAATATGTTGTGAGAGGGAGCTGATGGAAACGACTGTGTAAGAATAGACGCATCACGTAAGTCTACACTTTAAGTGTACTGGGGGTAAAGCATTTTGTGTGGGCGCTAGGTTCCTAACCTCAGATAATCTCTTCAGTATAGCATCATAGTCTGCTATTATCTGTTGATACAGGTCTGCCTGATGATTGCCCTCTGAGGCATTGGAAACACCCAACCTGGCTGCTCCAGTGGTAGCTACTGATGGGTGTGTTGGTGCACTTCCTGTTCAGAGCCCCTGGACTCACCCCCCACCCATTAACCAGGTCCTCAACTACATCCCCTAAATATAGTAATTATTTCCTATTCCTAGACGTTCCCTTTTATTATCTATGCATCTAAACCATGAACGATTGCAACATAAAAGCTACATGCATGATAGCCACATGCTGGCTATCTATACATCATGCACATTCTGTTGATGACACTACTGAcaatttaaaaacttttatatCGTCCATACTGTTCTATGTACCAAAGGGAAATAAACAAATTCTTTTATCCAGGTCCAAGAGAGGACATATGTTAGCAAAAAAGGTTATGTGGCagtttgggcggagcttaaagctctctcccatctatgacgtcataagGCGTCATAAGGATGTAGGCGTATccttctgattggtcggggggggagggggttttggccaaatggtatcatacatgcttatgccacgtgttgccgataggggggtcgtatggtttggggggttgttaaactttaatagaataaaaatacattacatgtattttattaatgtgttatttttaattacattttaaggaataataaaacatatggcaggatgaacgtaacctagggcaaaactttagtgttacatttaaaaagaaagaaagaaaagcaggcggaatttaaacaagtagagacatgccccgagcgaaacaccgtattttaagcacaaacgacacaagtcccaaactttaactctttaaaagaaagaaagaaaagcagacggaatttaaacaagtaaaGACATACCTGAGCGAAataagcacaaacattttaaacccagggatgtgggcgtatcctttgttctgattggtcggggggggagagggggttttggccaaatggtatcatacatgcttatgccacgtgttgccgaaaggggggtcgtatggtttggggggttgttaaactttaatagaataaaaatacattacatgtattttcttaatgtgttatttttaataacgttgttaaggaataataaaacatatagcaggatgaacgtaagctagggcaaaactttagtgttacatttaaaaagaaagaaaggaaagCAGGCGGAATtgaaacaagtagagacatgccccagcgaaacaccgtattttaaacaaactacacaagtcccaaactttaacttttaaactaaAGACATGCCCcgagcgaaacaagcacaaaagagcaaatgcgaaacaagcacaaacattttaaacccattacatttaaccaacgtgtttaaagaagaagaagaaaaacttttagcgatatttaccagtgttaggttgaagaaaacatttaaccagcaaacattttagcacaagt includes these proteins:
- the LOC140579666 gene encoding uncharacterized protein codes for the protein MSAIVSQSPPAPAAGPSQQGEWVTTRRHSRKSKQDSHRHHSPIRVSNRFSPLSETPTEPPVESTLVIGDSMLRNVRVATPAAVVNCLPGARATDILSNLKVLAKSKRKYSHIIIHVGTNDVRLRQSEITKANFIAVCSLARKMSASLTCSGPIPARRGDKMYSRLSSLHRWLSEWCPINGVGYIDHWRTFWGRPWLLKRDGIHPTWAGADLLSKSIAHSLRADC